A segment of the Catenuloplanes nepalensis genome:
CCCTCGTCGTCCTCGCCGGCCGCCGCCTTCGGCGGGTACCGCCCGGCAAGGGTGGTGTAGTGACGCTCGACCGTCGCGCGGTCGGCGTCGGTCATGCCGCCGGCGCGGTGGTACACGAAGACGAACGTGTTGTCCTCGCCGCCGGGGAGGCTGTCCTCCAGCGCCGCGACCTTGGTGGACTCGGCGCTGGCCGGCAGGGTGTCCACGGCTCTGTCGGTGGTGACCGAGCTCAACTTTCCGCTCAACGGCACCATGACCGCCGCCAGCGCCACCCACAAGCCGATCACCAGCCACGGCACCCACCGGCCGGCCAACCGGCCGGGCGGTGCTTCCCTGGGCTGTGCTGCGTTGACTGACATCAATAGCCTCCTGACGCGTTGCATCGTTTGTCTGAGGCCGACTTCGTACCGAGCGAATCTGAGACGACCGTTAATCCGGTGATCAGAACGGTCGGCAAGGCCGGGGCGACACGGCCGTCGGGTGTCGAACCGCGCTCCGGGAGTCGTACCGCGGTACCACCTCGCTCAAGGCGATGACGACCGCGGTACGACGAAACACGACGGAATCCGTCCTAGCGTCCGGGCTATGAGGAACTCTGACAGTCCACGGTGGAAGTTCGCGGCGGGCGCCATGACGCTGGTGACAGCGCTCGCTGCCGTCGCCGCTTGCGGGTCGGACGCCGACGACGGTGCGGCGCCCCCAGCTGCCGGCCCGCACAGCGGGCACGCGGGCGCGTCGTCGGCTCCACCGCAGTCGCTGCGCGCCGGCGAGCGGTTCCTGGACCTGAGGATGGCCGAGGCCTACACGCCTACGGCCCCGGAGAGCGGCGGCTCGGACGAGTACCGGTGCCAGGTGATCGATCCGGGCCTGACCAGGACGGCGTTCCTGACCGGGACCCAATTCGCACCGGAGAACGTCGCCATCGCGCACCACGCCATCGTGTACGCGGTGCCGCCGGACCGCGCTGCCCCGGTGCACAGGCAGGACGCGGAGACGCCCGGCCTCGGCTGGCAGTGTTTCGGCGGAACCGGCGTGCCCGGCGCCGACGTGGAGGGCGACGACGTGGGCGCGGCGTGGTTGGACACCTGGGCGCCGGGCGCCACGGAGACGCTGCTCGACCACGACGCCGGCTACAAGCTGGAGCCGGGCAGCCTGATCATCCTCCAGATCCACTACAACCTGCTCGCGACCGACGGTAGACCGGCCGGGTCGGACCGCTCGGCGGTGCGGCTACGGCTGACGGACGGCACGCCCCAGACCCGGGAACTCGTCACGTTGCCGCTCGACGCGCCGACCGACCTGCCCTGCGCCGCCGACGAGTCGGGTCCGCTCTGTGACCGGGCGGCCTCGATCGCGGACGTGACGAAGCGGTTCGGCGAGGAGACCGGCGAGTCGGCGGACCGTCAGGTGGAGGAATGCAACCCGGGCGGCGCGCCGAAGCCCGGTAACACCCAGACCTGCGACCACAGGGTGGAGGCACCGATGACGCTGTTCGCCGGTTTCGGCCACATGCACATGCTCGGGCGGGCCATCAAGGTCGAACTGAACCCGGGCACGCCGAACGCCGAGGTCGTGCTCGACGTGCCGCAGTTCGACTTCGACAACCAGCGGCTGATGAAGCTGCCGTCGCCGGTGGAGATCGGCCCGGGGGACACGCTGCGGGTGACGTGTACGCACGACGCGGGGCTGCGCAGACAGCTGCCGCAGCTGAAGAAGCTGCCGCCCCGCTACGTGGTGTGGGGCGACGGCACCAGCGACGAGATGTGCACGGGCATCATGACGGTCTCCCCCCGCACGTCCTGAGGAACCGTCGAACGCGGGTGCGCTCACCGAGGTCGACACCGCTGCCGGGTCCGCAATGAACGGGCGGACCCGGCAGCGGAGCGGCTGGCAACTACGGTCGCGCCCTCGACTGACGCGCGAGATGAAATGCTAGACCGGCCGGGTGATTCTCAGGTTGTAGGCGAGGATGACCGCCTGGATCCGGTCCCGTGCGCCGATCTTGGCGAGGACCCGCCCGACGTGGGTCTTCACCGTCGACTCCGACAGCGTGAACCGTTGCGCGATCTCGCCGTTGGTGAGGCCCTGGCCGATGGCGACGAGGACCTCGCGCTCGCGGTGGGTCAGGAGGCTCAGCCGGGGATCCTTCCGCACGGGTCCGCAGAGGTCATCGTCGAGCCGGTCGGCGAACGCGTCGAGCAGCCGCCGAGTCAGCGCCGGCGCGATCACCGCGTCCCCGGCGGCGACGGCCCGGATGCCGGCGAGCAGCTCCTCCGGGCCGATGTCCTTGAGCAGGAAACCACTCGCCCCGGCCCGCAGCGCGGCGAACGCGTACCGTTCCACGTCGAACGTCGCCAGCACCAGGATCCGCGAACGCCCACCGGCTGCGACGATGCGCCGGGTCGCCTCGATCCCGTCGACGCCCGGCATGCGGATGTCCATCAGCACCACGTCGGGGCGCAGCTCGGTGATCCGCCGAACGGCCTCGGCGCCGTTGCCGGCCTCGCCGACGATCTCGGTGTCGGGGGTGCACTCCAGCAGCACACGGAACCCGAGGCGCTGCAGCGGCTGGGCGTCCACCACGAGCACGGAAATCACGAATGGCCGCCCTTCAGGGTCGAGACCCACGTCGCCCGGCGATGCCCAGTTCATACCGAGCGAACCTGAAACGACCGTTAGAACCGACACTCAGGCGGACTCGCACGGCGAGCGTGCCGGTCTTACGCCGCCTTTTTTCAACGAAGGATGAACCAGAACAGATCGGTGCCGAACCAGCCGCCGGGACCGTTGATCGCCTCGCCGAGCGCGCAGTAGAAGGCGTCCTCGTCGGTCACATGGCGTCCATCAAGGTGGTACACGCTACGAGCACGCGGGTCTCGGCAGAACAGTGTGACGCGGGCAGTACGAAGCGCGGCTGGTTACTTTGCTACAGCACCGGCTGCCGCCGCGCGGAGATGCGCGCCTGGCTGAGCGCAAAACCCGAGTTCCCGCAGCCGGCCGCGGCATGGTGCGGTAGGCGACGGGCCGGCCGGGGTGTCGGCCGGCCGGCGCGAACGTGTCTCAGTTACCCCAGAAGATGTAGTTGGCGTTGTAGGGAACGCTCACCTTCTGGCCGTCGGTGCAGGCAGCGGACGGGGCCACGCCTCCGAAGGTGTTCATTCGCTGTATGTGGGTCACCGTGCTGAGGAATCCCGTTCCGGTGCGGGTCTTCACCTCGAGCAGTAGCTCGGGGATCGCGCCGGGGACCGGTGAATTGGCCACCGGCGCGGCGGTGATCAGGGAGCCGTCCGAGGTGGACTGCCAGCTCGGGCCGCCGAAGTGGTGAATCTTGCGGTTGGCGCCGTCGTAGAGCTCGGCCTCGGGGGTCGAGGAGCCGGTGAATCTGCCGCCGGAGCAGGTGTAGGTCTGGGTGCCGTTGCCGACCACGAACTGGCCGATGATGGTGAGGCCGGCTGGTGGCTGGAGCGACGGGCCTTCGGCGGCGGAGGCTTGGTAGGTGACCGCGGAGACGCCTGCCGCGACAACGGCGGCTGCAACGAAGGCCATTTTCCGCTTCAGTGTGCGCATGCCCATGGGTACGCACCGCCGGCTGAGATGGATCAACAGCGTGCCCCATAAACGGGCGATTTTTCGTAGATCGTCGCCGTATCCATGGCTGGGCCGCCGGCCCGCTCGGCCGGCCGGGCCTCCTCGACGGTGCCGGAGCGCGGATATGAACGCGGCCCGTCCGGGCGCGCCACCACCCGGACCGGACGCGAGGATGGCACGGCACCCGGCGACCGCACTCGCCGGGCGGAGCCCGCGATCAGACTCGGAGCCGTCGGTGGAACGAGCCGCGCCGGCGCGCGGGTCACGACGAGAAGAGACCTGATGTCCAGGGAGGACGCGCTGTTGTAGTACAGAACCAGATGCCACGGCTCCACCAAACCCGGGGAATATCAGTGTCGGTGGCCGGTATGCGCAGGGGGTGAGGTGATGCCGGTCCGGCGTCGGCTGAGGGTTCGGGTCAGCGGTCGGCGGCGGTTTCGATGAGGCGGATGAGCTGGTCGCGGAAGTGGTCGTAGTCGTCGACGGCGCCGAAGAAGCGGTCGGAGCGGCGTTCCTCGTCGCGGGCGGCGGCGAGGGCGGCGGTGCCGAGCGGGGTGATGGCGACCTGGGTGCGGCGGCGGTCGGCGGGGTCCATGGTGCGGGCGACGTGGGCGGTGCGGGCGAGGCGTTCGATGGTGCGGCTCATCGTCTGGTCGGTGACGTGGGAGCGGCGGGCCAGTTCGCGCTGGGGGAGTGGGCCGTCGGCCAGGTGGTGCAGCGTGATCAGGCCGGCGTGGGTGAGGTCGAGGCCGGCGAGGAAGTCGTCGAAGCGGGCCTCGACCATGCGCGCGGCCACGGACAGCAACCGGCCGGTCGGCCAGGAGTCGACGTCGGCGCGCATCCGATGATCCTCCCACGACGGTACGTCGATCACGAGGGCGGCGCTTTACCGGGCCGCCGGACCGGGCAATCATGGATGGATGTGGATGTCGGCGGAGGCGCCGGCCGACTACGTGGCGTTCGTCGACCGGCGGCTGCCGGAGCTGTGCGTGCGCGTCGCGCGGGAGGTGCCGGCGCCCGGGCGGGCGGAGCTGCTCGCCGAGGTGCTGTCCGCCCTCGCCGGGCGCTGGCTGCTGCTGCGCGCCGCCACGGTGCTGCTGAGACGCCCGGTGCTGACCGAGCGCTTCCTCGACCGTGCGGTACCCAGGGCGGGCCGGCGGTGGCGGGAGCGGCAGATCTACCCGGTGGACCTCGTCGTCTGGGAGACCCCGGAGACCGTCGCGGCGGCGATCCGGGTGCCGCGGGTCAGCGTCGCGCTCCGGCGGGCGGCGGTCCTGGATTCGACGGTACGCCGGGAGTCCGCCGCCCTCGCCGAGGCGTCGATCGCCTGGTGGCACGCCTACGAGTCCCGCCGCCGCACCGGCCGCATCATCCGCCTCACCCTCGTCGTCCTGCTCGTTCTGATCTATCTGACCACCCGCCCTTGAGGCCCGGCCGCCGAAGCCGGAGCCCGTACCCGGCCGATGCGTCAGCCGGCCCAGCTACCGCCTTCAGTTCTCTTGCGTGATCTCATCCCACCGGTACGCCGTAAGGCATTCCGGTCACCGGAGTGTCGACTGAGGACAGCGCGGTCGCGATCGCGGCGGCGGCCGGTGGGTAGGCCAGCTCGCCGAGACCGCCGATCGGGGCCTCGGACGGAACCAGCAGCACGTCGATCTCCGGGCAGTCACCGATCCGGGCCCAGGCGTAGTCGCGGAACGAGGACTGCACCACCGCGCCGTCACGGACGGTGATCTGGGCGCCGAGGACGGTGGAGAGCGCGTCCAGGATGCCGCCCTCGACCTGGGCGATCACGCCGGACGGGTGGATCGGGATGCCGACGTCGACCGCGGCGGTCACACGCCGGACGCGACGGGTGGCCGGGTCCGCGGTGACCAGGACCGCGATCGCGGAGCCGTAGTCGAGATGGCAGGCGACGCCGCGGCCGGGCCCGTCGGTCCAGCGGTCGCGGGCTGCGGCGGCGTCCAGCACCGAGCGTAGCCGCGAGTCGGCCGGCAGCAGGCGGCGGCGCAGCTCGACCTGGTCGTGGCCGCCGTGCCGGGCGATCTCGCTGAGGAAACACTCCTCCGCGTAGCCGAACTGCCCGGCGTAGACCGCGCGCCAGAAACCGGTCCGCAGCGGCGCCGGCCGCAGCGTGACCGTCACGTCGCCGGGCACCGCATAGGGGAAGTGGTCGCCGCTCGCGCGCACGATCGACGGATTATTGAAAAACGGCAAAACCGTTAAAGGCCAGGTCACGACCGCGTGGGTACGGGACACAGGCACGCCGTCCGCATCCAGCTCGGCGGTGAGCCGGTGCACGGACATCGGCCGGTACGAGTCGTGCCGGGTGTCGTCGTCGCGCGTCCACCGCACGGTCACCGGCGCTCCGGCCGCGCGCGAGCAGGCCAGCGCCTCCTGGACCGCGTCCGGTTCGATGCGCCGCCCGAACGCGCCGCCGGCCAGCGTGGCGGTCACCTCCACGGCCGCCTCGGCGAGCCCGAGCTGCCGGGCCAACTGAGCGCGCAGGCTGCCGGGATCCTGGATCGGCGCCCACACCCGCACCCGGTCCGCGGTGACGTGCGCGGTCGCGTTCATCGGCTCCATCGGCGCATGCGCCAGCAACGGCAGCCGATACACCCGCTCCACCGACACCCCGGAACCGGCTTGCGGCGCGGTGCCGGCCTGCGCCGCGGAACCGGCTTGTAGTGCGGAACCGGCCTGCGCCGCGGAACCGGCTTGTGGTGCGGAACCGGCCTGCGGCGCGGAACCGGCCTGCGGTGCGTGTGCCGCGGAGTCGGCTTGCGGGGCCGGGTCCGCGGCCGGTGGCGCCGGGGGAGGGGCGGGCAGCGCCGCCTCGAGGTCGGACAGCCAGACTCGGCTGTCCGCGGTGGGGCTGCCGCCGGTCCAGGTCACGCGCAGTGCCTCGCGGCCGCGCAGCGCCGCCGTCGTGGAGCGGGCCACGACCGCGACCCCGCCCTGCCCGGCGCCCGGCGGGTCCAGCCGGACCACGGTGACCACGCCCGAGACCGCCCGCGCCCCCACATCGTCCACGGTGGACACGGTCGCGCCGATCCACGGCGGGCGCGCGACCACCGCGACCAGGCTGCCCGCCGGTGCGGACTCGGTGCCGTAGCGGGCGCGGCCGGTGACGATGTCGCGGGCGTCGGCGCGGCCGGCGGACGTGCGGCCGATCAGCCGCCACGCGGACGGCGGCGTCAGCGTGACCGGGACCGTGGCCGGGTCGAGCACGGCCGCGTCCGCGACCAGCGCGCGGTAGGGGAGTGCGCCGCGACGCGGGTGGGTGACCCGGCCGCCGGTCGCGGTGCACGAGGCGGCCGGGACGTTCCACCGGGCCGCGGCCGCCGCGACGAGCAGGCAGCGGGCGGTGGCGGCCGCGGTGCGCAGCGGGGTGGCGAGCTGGCGGCTGGAGGCCGAGTTGGCCACGCCCTGCGGGCCGTAGACGGCGGTGTCGCCGGGCGCCTGTTCCAGCGTCACGTCCGCGACCTCGACCGCCAGCTCCTCCGCGATCAGGATCGCGGCCATCGTCCGTACCCCCTGGCCGGTGTCGGGTTTGGGAACGGTCGCGACGATGCGCCCGTCCCGGTCGACGCGCACGAACACCGTGGGGGCCAGCACGCCACCGGGAGCGGGGAGCGGGGCGGCGACCACGAGAGCGGCGGCGCCGAGCAGTGTGCGGCGGGTGACCATCACGCCTCCCGGGCGAGTTCGGCGGCGCGGCGCACGGCCGCCCGGATCCGCGGGTACGTGCCGCAGCGGCAGACGTTGTCCCGCAGCGCGGCGTCGACCTGGGCGTCGGACGGGTCGGGGACCGCGGCGAGCAGCGCGACCACGGTCATGATCTGGCCGGGCTGGCAGTAGCCGCATTGGGCGACGTCGAGCTCCAGCCAGGCCCGCTGCACCGGGTGGTCGCCGCGCGCGGACAGCCCTTCGATCGTGGTGATCACGGTGTCCTGCGCGTCCGCGACCGTGCGCACGCAGGGCCGCGCGGCGTGTCCGTCGATGAGGGAGGTGCAGGCGCCGCACGCGCCGACGCCGCAGCCGTAGCGCGGGCCGGTCACGCCCAGCTCGTCGCGCAGCGCCCAGAGCAGCGGCGTGTCGCCGGGGACGTCCACGGTTCTGCGCCTGCCGTTGACCCGTAACCGGTACCGTCCCATGCCGCGCCTCCATCGAGAATCTTCCATTGTTCAGCTTACTGAATATCCGGCATACTCCCTTCCGTGGTCAACGACTCGGCGGTACGAAGTGAGCGCGCCCTGCTGATCGGCGTCCCCGCCGTGGCCCTGCTGACCGGGCTCGTCTGGCTGCTCGGCCAGGGGCTGCGCCCGGTCGCGTTCCTGCCGGACACGGGCGCGAGCTGGTACTACTGGCAGCTGCCCGAGCCGACCGCGTGGACCAGGCTGTCCGCCTGGCTCGGTTACGCGGCGCACCAGATCGTGTCCTGGGGGCTGATCTGGTGGGCGCAGACCCGGGTGCGCCGCTACGGCCGCGGCCTGCAACCGATCAATGTGATCGCGCTGGGGGCGAACCTCGGCTTCGTCGCGCTGCACCTGGTCCAGACGCACGTGTTCTACGACGGGCTCGCGCAGGACGTGTCCATCTTCAGTTCGCAGGGCTCGGTCGTGCTGCTGCTGGTCGTGGTGTTGTTGATGGAGAACCGCCGGCGTGGTCTGGTCGCCGGCCGGCGCGCGCCGATCCCGGCCACCGTGGCCGACTTCGCCCGGCGCTACCACGGATACCTGTTCAGCTGGGCGGTCATCTACACGTTCTGGTACCACCCGATGGAGGTCACCAGCGGCCACCTGATCGGCTTCTTCTACGTGTTCCTGCTACTGCTCCAGAGCAGCCTGATCTTCACCACCGCGCACACGAACCGCTGGTGGACGGTGAGCCTGGAGCTGCTGGTCGCGGCGCACGGCACGCTGGTCGCGGTGATGAACTCCGGCCCCGGCGGCGCGTGGCCGATGTTCCTGTTCGGCTTCCTCGCCATCTTCGTCATCACCCAGATGCACGGGCTCGGCCTCGGCGCACGGGCCCGCTGGGCGATCCTCGCGGTCTACGGCGTCGCGGCGATCGCGGTCTACTCCTGGCGCGGCCTCGGCGACCTGCACGAGATCACCCGCATCCCACTGGTCGAGTACCTGCTGATCCTCCCGCTCATCCTGATCATCTGGCCGATCGCGCTCCTCGCCCGCGGCGGCCGCTACAGTCGGACCCGATCTCGATCGGCTGACTCGGGGAACAGCGCGTGAGCACAGGCGACACCAGCGGCGATGGTACGGACGACCGGGCCGGCCGGATGAGCACGCTCCGGCTGCTGACCTTCAACGCCCTGTTCAAGGGCGACGTCAGCGCCCGGCTCGCCGCGCTCGGCGCGATCCTGGAACGCGCCGGGCACGACGTCGTCTGCGTCCAGGAGGTCATGTACCGCCGGCACGCGGCCCTGCTGACCCGGCACTTCCCGCATCACCGGCACGACGGCGGGCTGCTGCTCAAGGGCGGCCTGGTGCTGCTGTCCCGCCTTCCGATCACCGAGTACCGCTTCGTCCCGTACCCGCGGACCGGCCCGGCGCGCCCGGAATGGCTGATGCGTAAGGGATTCCAGGCGGCCAGGATCGGCGGTGTGCTCGTCGTCAACACCCACCTGTCCGCCAACCGGGACGGCGACCACGCGGACTCCAACCGCTACACCGTCGCGCAGCGTGCCGAGCTGGACCACCTCGCCGGCTGGCTGCACGGGACCACCGGGCCGCTCGTCGTCACCGGCGACCTCAACATCCCGCGCGGCAAGCCGGCACTGCGCGACTTCCTCGCCGGCACCGGCCTGCACGACGTCCTGGCCGGCGACCCCCGGCCGACCTACCGGCCCACGGCGCGGTGGCCGTCCCCGCCCGCGTTCGACCACGTCCTGGTCCGCGGCCTCCGCGGCCACGCCGACCTGACCCTCCAGGACCCCGTCACCCTCCCGGACGGCCGCTCCGCCTTCCTCTCCGACCACTACGGCGTCGCCGCCGAACTCGGCTGATTCATCGTTTGTCCAGCAAACTAGGTTTTCTGGTGATGCGGCCGGGACTTGCAGGGAGGCCGCCCGCGGCCGACCGGTGCCCGCGGGAGCATGCGGAAAGTGCCCACGCCGGAAGCGGGAAAAGCGCTTTCGCTTTCAGCGGCTGCCCCAGAAGAGGCGGCAGGTCGTCGGGAAACGGTAGCCGCCGTCCGGCTCGCGGTAGGCGGCGGCGCGCTCGACCACCCGAAGGCCGGCCGTGGCCCGGTCGGCGTCGGTGAGCGTGCCGAGGAACGGGCCGAACGGGCTCGTGCGCAGCACCTCGATCAGGGCCTCGTCGCCGGCGACCCGCCAGTCCCAGGTGAACGGCGCCTCCTCGACGCTGGCGAAGCCGGCCCGGCGCAGCAGGCCGCCGCGGTAGCCGGGCGCCGCGAGATCGTCGAGCGCGAACGGGTTCGGCAGCGCGTCCGCGCCGGGGAAGTCGCGCAGCGTCAGGTAGAACGCGGCGATCAGCGGGTTCAGCTCGGCGCGGTCGAACACCGCGAACGAGAACGTGCCGCCGGGCCGCAGCACCCGCGCGCATTCCGTGACCGACGACCCGACGTCCTGGAAGTCCTGCATCAGCAGGGACATCCGGGAGACGACAACGTCCACGGACGCGGGCTCCAGGCCGACGTCGCTCATCAGGCGGACCTCGAACGTGGCGCCGTCGAGACCGAGCCGCCGGGCCTTCGCACGGGCGATCTCCACCATCGGCGCCGAGCGGTCGACGCCGAGCAGCCGCACCCCCGGATACCGCGCCGCGACGGTCAGGCCGGGCTCGCCGGTCCCGCAGCCCAGATCAAGAACAAGGGCACCATCCGCGGGTACGGGAATCAGGTCCACGATGGCGCCGGCGACCGGGCGGGTGACGTCCTCGCGGGTGTCCCAGTCGCGGGCGATGGTGTCGTAGTCGGGCAGTGGCGATGTCATGGCCGGTCCTCTCGCGGTGGTGTCTCGCCTCACCACCCTTCCGGCGCGCAGGCACCGGGCACATACCGGATCTGTACGGGAACATACGCGTTCATGCGTCCGCCGCGGCGTGCTGCCGGTAGCGGCCCGGCGCGATCCCGAACCGCCGCCGGAACGCGGAGGCGAACGCGAACTCGCTCACGTAGCCGATCT
Coding sequences within it:
- a CDS encoding monooxygenase — protein: MRNSDSPRWKFAAGAMTLVTALAAVAACGSDADDGAAPPAAGPHSGHAGASSAPPQSLRAGERFLDLRMAEAYTPTAPESGGSDEYRCQVIDPGLTRTAFLTGTQFAPENVAIAHHAIVYAVPPDRAAPVHRQDAETPGLGWQCFGGTGVPGADVEGDDVGAAWLDTWAPGATETLLDHDAGYKLEPGSLIILQIHYNLLATDGRPAGSDRSAVRLRLTDGTPQTRELVTLPLDAPTDLPCAADESGPLCDRAASIADVTKRFGEETGESADRQVEECNPGGAPKPGNTQTCDHRVEAPMTLFAGFGHMHMLGRAIKVELNPGTPNAEVVLDVPQFDFDNQRLMKLPSPVEIGPGDTLRVTCTHDAGLRRQLPQLKKLPPRYVVWGDGTSDEMCTGIMTVSPRTS
- a CDS encoding response regulator, with translation MISVLVVDAQPLQRLGFRVLLECTPDTEIVGEAGNGAEAVRRITELRPDVVLMDIRMPGVDGIEATRRIVAAGGRSRILVLATFDVERYAFAALRAGASGFLLKDIGPEELLAGIRAVAAGDAVIAPALTRRLLDAFADRLDDDLCGPVRKDPRLSLLTHREREVLVAIGQGLTNGEIAQRFTLSESTVKTHVGRVLAKIGARDRIQAVILAYNLRITRPV
- a CDS encoding DUF3455 domain-containing protein, with protein sequence MGMRTLKRKMAFVAAAVVAAGVSAVTYQASAAEGPSLQPPAGLTIIGQFVVGNGTQTYTCSGGRFTGSSTPEAELYDGANRKIHHFGGPSWQSTSDGSLITAAPVANSPVPGAIPELLLEVKTRTGTGFLSTVTHIQRMNTFGGVAPSAACTDGQKVSVPYNANYIFWGN
- a CDS encoding MarR family winged helix-turn-helix transcriptional regulator yields the protein MRADVDSWPTGRLLSVAARMVEARFDDFLAGLDLTHAGLITLHHLADGPLPQRELARRSHVTDQTMSRTIERLARTAHVARTMDPADRRRTQVAITPLGTAALAAARDEERRSDRFFGAVDDYDHFRDQLIRLIETAADR
- a CDS encoding xanthine dehydrogenase family protein molybdopterin-binding subunit — encoded protein: MVTRRTLLGAAALVVAAPLPAPGGVLAPTVFVRVDRDGRIVATVPKPDTGQGVRTMAAILIAEELAVEVADVTLEQAPGDTAVYGPQGVANSASSRQLATPLRTAAATARCLLVAAAAARWNVPAASCTATGGRVTHPRRGALPYRALVADAAVLDPATVPVTLTPPSAWRLIGRTSAGRADARDIVTGRARYGTESAPAGSLVAVVARPPWIGATVSTVDDVGARAVSGVVTVVRLDPPGAGQGGVAVVARSTTAALRGREALRVTWTGGSPTADSRVWLSDLEAALPAPPPAPPAADPAPQADSAAHAPQAGSAPQAGSAPQAGSAAQAGSALQAGSAAQAGTAPQAGSGVSVERVYRLPLLAHAPMEPMNATAHVTADRVRVWAPIQDPGSLRAQLARQLGLAEAAVEVTATLAGGAFGRRIEPDAVQEALACSRAAGAPVTVRWTRDDDTRHDSYRPMSVHRLTAELDADGVPVSRTHAVVTWPLTVLPFFNNPSIVRASGDHFPYAVPGDVTVTLRPAPLRTGFWRAVYAGQFGYAEECFLSEIARHGGHDQVELRRRLLPADSRLRSVLDAAAARDRWTDGPGRGVACHLDYGSAIAVLVTADPATRRVRRVTAAVDVGIPIHPSGVIAQVEGGILDALSTVLGAQITVRDGAVVQSSFRDYAWARIGDCPEIDVLLVPSEAPIGGLGELAYPPAAAAIATALSSVDTPVTGMPYGVPVG
- a CDS encoding (2Fe-2S)-binding protein; the protein is MGRYRLRVNGRRRTVDVPGDTPLLWALRDELGVTGPRYGCGVGACGACTSLIDGHAARPCVRTVADAQDTVITTIEGLSARGDHPVQRAWLELDVAQCGYCQPGQIMTVVALLAAVPDPSDAQVDAALRDNVCRCGTYPRIRAAVRRAAELAREA
- a CDS encoding endonuclease/exonuclease/phosphatase family protein produces the protein MSTGDTSGDGTDDRAGRMSTLRLLTFNALFKGDVSARLAALGAILERAGHDVVCVQEVMYRRHAALLTRHFPHHRHDGGLLLKGGLVLLSRLPITEYRFVPYPRTGPARPEWLMRKGFQAARIGGVLVVNTHLSANRDGDHADSNRYTVAQRAELDHLAGWLHGTTGPLVVTGDLNIPRGKPALRDFLAGTGLHDVLAGDPRPTYRPTARWPSPPAFDHVLVRGLRGHADLTLQDPVTLPDGRSAFLSDHYGVAAELG
- a CDS encoding class I SAM-dependent methyltransferase, with amino-acid sequence MTSPLPDYDTIARDWDTREDVTRPVAGAIVDLIPVPADGALVLDLGCGTGEPGLTVAARYPGVRLLGVDRSAPMVEIARAKARRLGLDGATFEVRLMSDVGLEPASVDVVVSRMSLLMQDFQDVGSSVTECARVLRPGGTFSFAVFDRAELNPLIAAFYLTLRDFPGADALPNPFALDDLAAPGYRGGLLRRAGFASVEEAPFTWDWRVAGDEALIEVLRTSPFGPFLGTLTDADRATAGLRVVERAAAYREPDGGYRFPTTCRLFWGSR